A segment of the Niveibacterium umoris genome:
AACCCATTCACCCGCACTGGAAAGGTAGCGAAACCCACCGCGGTCGCCGGGCCAGCGCAATAGCACGACAGGCTCGCTGCCCTCGACCGACGAAGTCAGTCGCGTCTCGCCCGACTTCTCATCAAAGCCCAGACGCAGCGCAAGCCGGCCGACGCCGATCGCCGCCTCGCCAGGTGGATTTGCGGCGAGACCGGTCAACTCGCGAGCTGTGCCGCGCACACGAAGCGGCGATACAGGTTCCATCGGCAGAAATCCGCGCATCGCATCCCGCGCCCAGGCGACTTGGACGATACGCCGTGCCCCCTGAAGCTGGAACCCGCTCATGCTCGACTCAAGCCGAAGAATCTGCGCCATTGCCTGCCAGATGACAGTGGACGCCAAAGCTACGATAGCCAGCGTTACCAGCATTTCAAGGAGGGTAAAGCCCTGCTCGCGGCGCATCAATCGGGCGCCGTCAGGTCGCGGACGCGACGCCAGCCCAACAACGTCGCATCGATCTTCAGTGGTGTATCGCCCTCTCGTTCTGACACATCGACCGACACCGAAAAGGGCGCAAGCTGATACAGGCTGCGCCCCTCATCGAACAACGCCGCGCCTTCGATGAAATCCCCGGCTGGCTTCGATGTCCATCGGAGCATCAGGCCATCAAACTCGACGCGCCCCTCGGGATTCTCCGCAGGATTAAGACCGTTGAGCCACTCAACGGCTTGCAGTCGCCAGCGGGCCTCGCGCTCGACCTGCTTCAAGCGGCCCGCCTCGCGCAGGTTGGTGCCGATCCAAGAGAACAGGGCTACGCCGGTGGTCGCCAGAATCGTCAGAGCAACGATCGCCTCCAGCAGGCCAAACCCTCTTTCAGACCGGTTCACGCGTCACCTCACCGGTCAATTTCGCGACGCGAAAGCGCCAGCGCGAGCCGTCGGGCAGGGTCAGCAGCACTTCGCCGCCGCTGCAGGCGCCATTGACCGAATACCGCAAAGGCTGCGGCAGCGAGATCTTTGCGCCCGCGGGAAATTCCTTGAGTTCGGCCAGAAGCGCCGCTTCGTCCAGCACGCGCGCGCGCCCACCGATAAAACTATCGACTGGCAAGGCCGCAAGACGGGCTTCGAGGTCGGAGAGCGCGCCACGCGCCTCCAATCGCTCCTGCCACCGATAAAGTGCAGGCCCGACCAATCCTGCCATCATCCCCACAATAGCAAGGACCACGAGTAACTCAACGAGGGTGAAGCCCCCGTCAGGACGCCCGCTTCGCATGTGACAGAGGATCAGCCCCCGGAGGGCAGGATGCCGATATCGCGGTCGTCCCCTTCGCCGCCGCGTTTGCCGTCGGCCCCGAGGGAGTAAAGCGCAAACGGCTGACCATCTGCGCCGGGGATCGCGTACTGGTAAGGATGCCCCCAGGGGTCAAGCGGCAGCGCGTCTTCCAGATACGGGCCGCGCCAACGGGCAGCCAAGGCCGCATCGCTCGGCGCCTTGCTCAGCAGGGCGAGACCCTCCTCGACCGACGGATAGCGCCCAATATCAAGACGCAGGCTCTCGATCGCACCGCGCAGCATCTTCACTTGCGCCTGCGCCGTCTGCACACGAGACTGATCAACCTTCGAGAAGAGGCGCGGGCCAACGAGACCAGCGAGCATGCCGATGATGACAAGCACGACGAGCATCTCAAGCAAGGTGAAGCCACGCTGGAAGGAACGGCGATTCATGACTGGACGCATTCAATTGACAGAGTTCAGATTGTAGCAGCCTGGCCGACCGACCCGCCCCGCAGCGATCTGCCAACGACGCGCCACAAAAGAAAAAGGGCGCCGAAGCGCCCTTCTTTCCATCGAATCCGAAGACCCGATTAGTTCGTGCCGCGACGCAGCAGCGAGGACACCGAGATCGAACCCGTCGTCGGGTTGACCACGTTGTACACGCCCTGGATCGTGTCGTTCGGCGCCGAGACCGTGAAGACCACGGCTGCACGGGTGTTGGCCGAGAAACCAGCGCAGATGTCAGCAGCGCTGACAATCAACTGCTTGCCGGCCTTCAGGGTGCCGGTAGCGGCCGAGCCCGGGGTCGTGCAGGTGTTGCCGTCTTCGGTGATCAGCGTTGCCTTGTAGTCGGCATCTTGCGTGTACTGGCTGGTCAGCACGAAGCGCGAAACGTAGTTCGCGTTAGTGGTGAACCATGGGCCTTGCAGCTCGGTACCGTTGTGCAGGAACTCGCCGAAGGCAGTGCCCGAGACATCAGGCACAGCCAAAGCCGTCGCAGCCTCCGTGTAGTCGATCGCTGCATTGGTCTGCTGGACTGCGATCTCCGGGTTGGTCGGAGCCGCGGCAGCGACCTGGTAGCAAACGGTCCAAGTCGAAGGCGAAGCGCCGGTATTGAGCGGGATCGCCGAGGCGACGTCGAACGCGGCGCTCTTGAAGTCACCAGCGACCGAACCGACGACATCAACGAGACTGCAATCGGCAGCCGACGAGAGGTACATCTGGATGGTCGAACTGAAGTCAGCGGAACTGCCGCCAACCGTCAGCACGTTCTTGTCTGCCGCCGTATCGACCAGGTCGGTCTTGGCGACGTTTCCGCCAGCGGCATTCAGCACATCGGCGATGCCGAAGGTCACCGTACCAAGGCTGGCTACCCACGGCGTGGCGGAGTCGAACTGGCTAAAGGCCGGAACCGCAGCGACGTCAGCGTAGGACGAGTTCTTCGTGAAGGAAGCAGACAGCGCCTTGGCGAACTTGACGATCGCAACACCGGAGTTCTTATACAGCAGCGAGCTACCGGTCGCACCGGCCACGGCCGACACTGCGGTCTCATGCAACTGGTACGAAACGGTCACGTTCGATGCGGTCGAGTCGATGGTGATACCTGCAGCCGGCAGGCCCAGGAACACAGTATCGGTTTCGGAGTTGCCAGCACCACCGGAGGTGATCTGGAGGATCACGTAGTTCTGACCTGCAGCACCGCCCTGCGAGACGACGACGTTCGCCAGACCATCAACGGACGACACCAGAGTCGGATCGAACGCGGCGGCAAACTTGGCGTTCGTCAGCTCGAGGCGGATGTAACGGTTCTGCGAGGCAGACACACCAAAACCCAGCTTGGTCTCGAGATCGAGCTGGTTGGCGCCATTCGAGATACCGCTCGAGTAATCAAGCTCGCTCGCGTAAGTCGGCGGAGTGCCCGGGCTATCAAGATTCACACCGGGGAACGCAGCAAATGCGCCGCCAGCAACGAGGGATGCAACCGCTACCACGAGGGCTTTCTTGGCGGTCAGGATTTTCATGAAGCAACTCTCCAGAGCTTATTGTCAGGTTTGCAAATCATCTGCGTGGCGCACGACCACGCGCTTTTCGGATTCCAAGCCTGCCAACGATGACCAGCGCGACCGAGAAAACGAGGCGACGCACCGAACCGCACGGATTCGTGAGCGAACGCACGCGGGGATTGTAGCAGCAGCCGACGCGCCATCGCCCCCGGGCAGCCTGACAAGGACGCCGGAAAAAAGAAAAAGGGCGCCGAAGCGCCCTTTTTTCCATCGAATCGGGAGATTCGATTAGTTCGTGCCGCGACGCAGCAGCGAGGACACCGAGATCGAACCCGTCGTCGGGTTGACCACGTTGTACACGCCCTGGATCGTGTTGTTCGGCGCCGAGACCGTGAAGACCACGGCTGCACGGGTGTTCGCCGAGAAACCAGCACAGATGTCAGCAGCGCTGACGATCAACTGCTTGCCCGCCTTCAGGGTGCCGGTAGCGGCCGAGCCCGGGGTCGTGCAGGTGTTGCCGTCTTCGGTGATCAGCGTCGCCTTGTAGTCAGCATCTTGCGTGTACTGGCTGGTCAGCACGAAGCGCGAAACGTAGTTCGCGTTGGTGGTGAACCACGGGCCTTGCAGCTCGGTACCGTTGTGCAGGATTTCGCCGAAAGCGGTCGCCGAAACGTCCGCCACAGCAGTAGCCGTACCAGCTTCGGTGTAGTTGATCGCAGCGGTGGTCTGCTGGATCGCGATCGGGTCGGTCGTGTTGGCAACGTAGCAGACCGTGGCCGTAGCCGGCGAAGCGGCGTTGTTGGCCGGCATCACGCCAAAGACGTCGAACGTGGCGCTCTTGAAGTCGCCAGCGATCGAACCGCCCACACCACCACCGGCACAAGTACCGGCCGGATCCAGCGCCATCGAAGCCGCCGAGCTGAAGTCGGCGTTGGTGCCAGCAATGGTCAGGAGGTTGTCACCAGCGCCAGCCGACACCAGATCGATCAGCGCGACGTTGCCGCCGGCAGCATTCAGCACGTCGGCGATCGCGAAGCTGACGGTGCCGAGGCTGGTGGTCGTAGCGTTGATGGCGCCGGTGCCGGTTTCGAACTGGCTGAAGGCCGGGGTGGCGGCCACATCAGCGTAGGAGGTGTTCTTCGTGAAGGTCGCCGACAGTGCCTTGGCGAACTTGACGATGGCAACACCGGAGTTCTTGTACAGCAGCGCAGCACCCGAAGCGCCGGCAACGGCCGACACAGCGGTTTCATGCAGTTGGTACGAAACGGTCACGTTCGACGCGGTCGAATCGATGGTGATACCAGCGGCCGGCAGGCCCAGGCTCACGACATCGGTTTCAGCCGTACCGTTCGGGGTGTTCGAGGTGACTTGGAGGATCACATAGTTCTGGCCAACCGCACCACCCTGCGAAACGACGACGTTGTCGAAGGTGTTCGGGGCGACCGACACGAGCGTGGTGTCGAACGGGGCGGCGAACTTGGCGTTCGTCAGCTCGAGGCGGATGTAGCGGTTTTGACCAGCCGACACGCCAAAGCCCAGCTTGGTTGTGAGGTCGAGATTGCCAGTGTTGGCAATGCCAGCCGAGTAATCGAGTTCGCTGGCGTAGGTCGGCGGGGTGCCCGGGGCGTCGAGGTTGACGACAGCGAATGCACCGCCAGCAACCAGGGATGCAACCGCAGCCACGAGGACTTTCTTGGCGGTCTTGATTTTCATGTAGTCATTCTCCAAAAAGCTTTTGTCAGATTTGCAAATCGGGTGCGAAGGGCTTAACTGCGCACCAGACCGATTCTAATTGCCAAAATCACGGTGTCAAGCGGCCGGCCGGGGGTTTACCGTTCCGAGAGCGGCGCCGTTGCATACTTTACACCAAATCGTGCCATAACCCGGGATACCACAGGCTTGCTGGGCTCCCGCGGCGTGCGCAAACCACCGGCATAAAGTGGCACCGCAATATTCGCGCCGACCTGAGTGCGCCGTACACCCATGACGACGAGAGCGAGCGCTGGGCATACGCCCGCGAACCAAAAGGCGCAAGTGAAACATCACCGCACCCCAACCGTGGCCTCAAATTCCGGCACGCGTATTGGATCGATCGTTTCAAGCAAGTCATCGAGACCTGGGCACTCCGATTCTCCGGGGACTTCGGATCCTCACCCGAAACCGACAATCTTCGTCAGCCCAGGTGACGCATTGCGACAGCTTTCAAAACATCGCAGGCAATAGGACAGCAAGCCTGGAGTGCGGCAAAGAAAATCAGGCGCTCTTGCGTTGCATCAAAGGAAAACCGTCCCAGCGGGCGGCGCGAGTTCGCCTGTCATTGCCCCTGGAAAGCGACGGGCCAATCGGATCAGCCACGGCAGCGTGACAACTCACCCAATGGCGCCTGCACTCGACTCTGCCAGCACCTGATCCACTTGGCGGCCCCAAGCGCTCAGGCGCACGCCGGCACTAACGCGGGCCCCCTCAGCAGGGGCATGGCACGAATTGACTGGCCTGAAACAGCCGCAAATCAGATCTTGCTTGTATTGAGACTCGTAATCGCCATCATGACTGCGACCATAATGAACCCGATGACGCAACCGATCACCAGAATTGCGACAGGCTCGATCAGCGCAAGTACGCGTTTCATCCGCCCCCGCGCCGATTCGGTTTGCAGGCGCCCTAGCTCACTAAGCATGCGCGGCAACTCCCCCGCCCTTTCACCTACCCGAATCAGGTTAAGGCGGGTGGGCGGAATCCAAGCCTGCTCCTCAAGGACGTCGGACAATGCTCTCCCGCGGCGAAGCTCCTGCACCGCATCAAGCACATAGCGACGCAGGCGACGGAGCGACAGGGCATCGGCAGAGAGTGTCAAGGCTTCGAGCACCGGAACCCGACTCCCGAGCAGCGACGCAGTGAGCGAGGCCCAGCGGCCGATGTCTGACTCGCGCAACCAGTCCCCAATGACTGGCGTGCCGGTGAGCACATCCGCCATTTCCGCCCGGAATCGGCTGTCGCGCAGCACAAACGCAAGCATGACCCCTATCGCCAACGCGGCGCTGGCAAACCCGGTGAGATGCCCCTGCACATAGACACCCGCTTCGATCACCCAGCGGGATACCGCGGGCAAATCGGCGCGGCCCGACTTCAGCATTGAGGCAAATCTTGGCACGACAGCGATGAAGACAATCAGGATCGCGGCGATTCCCGCAAGAACGAGAATGGCCGGATAGATCAGCGCGTTGCGGAATTCGTCCCTGGTCTGACGTTCGTAGTCAAGCTGTACGGCAGTGGATTCGAGCGCTGCAGCCAGTTCTCCCGCGGCTTCACCGGCTTCGAGCAGCGCGAAGGCCCAAACAGGAAGCTCGAGTTGTGCAGCGCGCAGGGCAGCAACTGTTCTTTGTCCGGACTTGATCTCGCCGCTGGCGCGCTCCAGCACTACTCCGAGCGACGAGTCCGCATAGGCCCCGGCAAGAGCCGGCAACGCTTCGGCCATCGAAACGCCTGCGGAGAGCAAACTGGCGAACTCGCGCAGGATCACCACGCGATCTGCGAGGGACGCACTTGCATTCGCACGGCGCCACGAGGGCACATTGACACCGGAGATTGCGAGCTGGACCGGCGTCAAGCCGCGTCGGATCAGTTGCCGCGCTGCGTCGGTGTCGTCAAGAGCGGTCAATCGGCCTTCTACGAGTTCACCCTCAGCAGACCGCGCACGGTAGCGATAGTCAGCCATCTGTTCAGGTCGAGACCATGTCGGCACTGGTTGTTCGCAGGGACTCATCGAGCGTCGTCACACCCTGCGACGCCTTGAAAAGCCCGTCGGCGCGGAGAGATCTGAAACCGTACCGTTGCGCAATGGTCCGCAGACTCAGGGCTGACTGGCCTTCTGCCACAGCGTGCTGAATCTCTTCGGTGACAGACAGCATCTCGTAGATACCAACACGCCCCCTGTACCCGGTACCACCGCAGGCCGGACATCCGATGCCATGTCGCCAGGATGTACCTGGTACCGCAGCATGTCCATGCTGCCGCTCCAACTCCGCCTGTGTCGCAAGTTCCAGTTCAATATCTCGTGGCACGCTCGCCGCAACGGAGCAGGAGCCGCAAAGCCTTCGTACCAAACGCTGAGCCATGACCGCCCGTACGGAAGCAGCGACGAGAAATGGCTCGATACCCATATCCACCAGCCGTGTAAATGCCGAAGGCGCATCGT
Coding sequences within it:
- a CDS encoding prepilin-type N-terminal cleavage/methylation domain-containing protein — protein: MRREQGFTLLEMLVTLAIVALASTVIWQAMAQILRLESSMSGFQLQGARRIVQVAWARDAMRGFLPMEPVSPLRVRGTARELTGLAANPPGEAAIGVGRLALRLGFDEKSGETRLTSSVEGSEPVVLLRWPGDRGGFRYLSSAGEWVEMWPPDMKSYEGVPSAILLETGLEDAPVIVARPPAAGSPPLPSQASVKEP
- a CDS encoding type II secretion system protein — translated: MNRSERGFGLLEAIVALTILATTGVALFSWIGTNLREAGRLKQVEREARWRLQAVEWLNGLNPAENPEGRVEFDGLMLRWTSKPAGDFIEGAALFDEGRSLYQLAPFSVSVDVSEREGDTPLKIDATLLGWRRVRDLTAPD
- a CDS encoding pilus assembly FimT family protein; its protein translation is MRSGRPDGGFTLVELLVVLAIVGMMAGLVGPALYRWQERLEARGALSDLEARLAALPVDSFIGGRARVLDEAALLAELKEFPAGAKISLPQPLRYSVNGACSGGEVLLTLPDGSRWRFRVAKLTGEVTREPV
- the gspG gene encoding type II secretion system major pseudopilin GspG is translated as MNRRSFQRGFTLLEMLVVLVIIGMLAGLVGPRLFSKVDQSRVQTAQAQVKMLRGAIESLRLDIGRYPSVEEGLALLSKAPSDAALAARWRGPYLEDALPLDPWGHPYQYAIPGADGQPFALYSLGADGKRGGEGDDRDIGILPSGG
- a CDS encoding type II secretion system F family protein, translated to MTALDDTDAARQLIRRGLTPVQLAISGVNVPSWRRANASASLADRVVILREFASLLSAGVSMAEALPALAGAYADSSLGVVLERASGEIKSGQRTVAALRAAQLELPVWAFALLEAGEAAGELAAALESTAVQLDYERQTRDEFRNALIYPAILVLAGIAAILIVFIAVVPRFASMLKSGRADLPAVSRWVIEAGVYVQGHLTGFASAALAIGVMLAFVLRDSRFRAEMADVLTGTPVIGDWLRESDIGRWASLTASLLGSRVPVLEALTLSADALSLRRLRRYVLDAVQELRRGRALSDVLEEQAWIPPTRLNLIRVGERAGELPRMLSELGRLQTESARGRMKRVLALIEPVAILVIGCVIGFIMVAVMMAITSLNTSKI